From the Oceanicaulis alexandrii DSM 11625 genome, one window contains:
- a CDS encoding polysaccharide biosynthesis tyrosine autokinase: MSETVASSQTPQNDDLIDLRELIAVFRRRFWTLVATGFLTFVVVVLFTLQATPLYTASSSVVLNVRQSQVVDIEAVLSGMPPDSAMVDTEVEVLRSRALAETVVDRLQLVNVPEFNSSLQEPSGLGALSGGVKSFLRGFLPGPSATSLTEEEAQQRIRESVVSALMEARTMRRAGLTYVIEISATSETPSLARDIANTYADAYLTSQLEAKFEATERANEWLNERVELLREEVQAREQAVARFRDEAGLINAEGATVAEQQVADLNSQLAIQRAELSEARARLDAVRSQLERGVASDTIAEVLSSDVIRELRRQQAEVARRQADLSGRYGPRHPEILTVERELADINSQIDAEIDRIVASLENEVNVSAQRVRSLQGSLQDARGELSVNNSAIVQLRALEREAEASRALFESFLNRFRQTNETEGLTEADARVVAQASTPQTPSSPNVMLNLALGVVLAGITGVGVVFALEILDSGIHTDADIEKQFGLAHIASVPRLKVGLADRISGKTIDPGEYVLAKPLSSFSESFRTIRSAIRISGIDNQNIVVAITSAVPGDGKTTTALCLGRVSAMAGSRSIFVDCDLRRRLLTEALHPHAEEGLLEVLSGTANLDDVIVSDADTGLDVLPVAQTTFTPRDVFGSSAFEALLDQLRQRYDQVILDTAPVLAVADTRAIVSRADGVLVAVRWKKSSTGVVRKAIHEIEASKANILGVVLNNVDLEAQARYGYDQGGYYYRSYQKYYSD; encoded by the coding sequence ATGTCCGAAACAGTCGCAAGCAGTCAAACACCTCAAAACGATGATCTGATTGATCTTCGTGAACTCATCGCTGTGTTTCGCAGGCGGTTCTGGACCCTGGTCGCAACAGGATTTTTGACGTTTGTCGTTGTGGTGTTGTTCACCTTGCAGGCGACGCCGCTTTATACCGCCTCATCAAGCGTTGTTCTCAATGTGCGCCAGTCGCAAGTGGTGGATATCGAAGCGGTGCTTTCTGGCATGCCGCCCGATTCAGCGATGGTGGACACTGAAGTTGAAGTCCTGCGCAGCCGGGCTCTGGCGGAAACGGTTGTCGACCGCCTGCAATTGGTGAACGTCCCTGAATTTAACAGCAGTCTTCAAGAGCCAAGCGGTCTTGGCGCTCTGAGTGGAGGCGTAAAATCCTTCCTGCGCGGTTTCTTGCCAGGTCCGTCGGCCACGTCCCTGACAGAGGAAGAGGCGCAGCAGCGTATACGGGAATCTGTCGTTTCGGCCCTTATGGAAGCGCGCACTATGCGTCGCGCCGGACTGACTTATGTGATCGAAATTTCTGCGACCTCTGAAACGCCGAGCTTGGCCCGTGATATCGCCAACACCTATGCTGACGCTTACCTCACGTCTCAGCTCGAGGCTAAGTTTGAAGCCACTGAGCGCGCGAATGAGTGGCTTAATGAACGCGTTGAGTTGCTGCGTGAAGAAGTCCAAGCCCGCGAACAGGCCGTAGCGCGTTTCCGTGATGAGGCCGGGCTTATCAATGCCGAAGGCGCGACAGTCGCTGAGCAACAAGTCGCCGATCTCAACAGCCAGCTTGCCATACAGCGCGCTGAACTTTCAGAAGCGCGCGCTCGCCTTGATGCTGTCCGTAGCCAGCTTGAGCGTGGCGTCGCGTCTGACACCATCGCCGAAGTCTTGTCATCAGACGTTATTCGCGAACTGCGTCGTCAACAGGCCGAAGTGGCGCGCCGCCAGGCGGATTTGAGCGGGCGATATGGTCCCCGCCACCCCGAGATCCTGACGGTTGAGCGTGAATTGGCGGATATCAATTCCCAAATTGACGCCGAAATCGATCGCATTGTCGCCAGCCTTGAAAACGAAGTGAACGTGTCCGCCCAGCGCGTGCGCTCACTCCAGGGCAGCCTTCAGGATGCGCGCGGAGAGCTCTCAGTCAATAATAGCGCCATTGTCCAGCTGCGGGCGCTGGAGCGTGAAGCCGAGGCCAGCCGCGCGCTTTTTGAGAGCTTCCTTAATCGCTTTCGTCAGACCAATGAAACTGAAGGCCTGACGGAAGCGGACGCCCGTGTGGTGGCCCAAGCCTCCACACCTCAAACCCCAAGTTCCCCCAACGTCATGCTCAATCTGGCTTTAGGGGTCGTTCTGGCCGGCATTACAGGGGTCGGCGTCGTCTTCGCGCTCGAAATTCTTGATAGCGGCATACACACAGACGCTGATATCGAGAAGCAATTCGGCTTGGCGCATATCGCCTCTGTCCCGCGCCTGAAAGTGGGATTGGCGGACCGGATCAGCGGTAAAACCATTGATCCAGGCGAGTATGTGCTCGCCAAGCCCTTGTCGAGTTTCTCTGAGAGTTTCCGCACCATACGTTCAGCTATCCGGATCAGCGGTATCGACAATCAAAATATTGTCGTTGCGATCACCTCCGCCGTGCCTGGTGATGGCAAGACCACAACCGCGCTGTGCCTTGGGCGCGTTTCGGCGATGGCGGGGTCTCGCAGCATTTTTGTTGATTGCGATCTTCGGCGCCGGCTATTGACTGAAGCGCTCCATCCTCATGCCGAGGAAGGCTTGCTTGAAGTCCTGTCCGGTACGGCAAACCTTGATGACGTCATCGTAAGCGACGCAGACACAGGTCTCGACGTTTTGCCCGTTGCGCAAACAACATTTACACCGCGCGATGTCTTTGGCTCATCCGCTTTTGAAGCGCTGCTTGATCAGCTGCGTCAGCGCTATGATCAGGTCATTCTTGATACCGCCCCTGTTCTGGCGGTGGCGGATACGCGCGCGATCGTCTCACGGGCTGACGGGGTTCTGGTCGCCGTGCGCTGGAAGAAAAGCTCGACCGGCGTGGTGCGTAAGGCCATCCACGAAATCGAGGCCTCCAAGGCCAATATCCTCGGCGTTGTCCTCAATAATGTCGATCTGGAAGCTCAAGCGCGTTACGGCTATGATCAGGGCGGTTATTATTATCGCTCGTATCAAAAATACTATTCAGATTGA
- a CDS encoding outer membrane beta-barrel protein, translated as MMFKAASLALITVAGFTPLAMAQTSGAESMFERDRNVSVLERQRPDYDAGGIQNGALLIYPELVLGLEFTDNVFATSGNEESDVIAVITPGLTFDTTWSRHSVSGDISATRREHFDFSDESVWNFTAGAGGQLDITRETNVTAGARYSALTEPRTSAGAAGQAAEPIEYDTWSSYLGAERAAGRIKAQARVDFNVFDYDDAPLFGGGVADQDFRDREEYILSARGDYAVSPDTAIFGRLRYNDRSYDLSPPTVALLRDSEGYTFDVGADFDLNGVARGVIGLGYTEQDYESAALPDIDGLSVEGTIEWFPTQLTTVTVNASRAVQDSAVAGSGGFFATSAGVNVDHELRRNIIISAGVALSEDDYSGIDRTDERLNISGGVTYFLNRTAGVRASYSYVDQDSSGAAGNQDYSKNVIGLSLVLRR; from the coding sequence ATGATGTTCAAAGCGGCAAGTCTCGCCCTAATCACCGTCGCCGGGTTCACGCCGTTGGCGATGGCCCAGACCAGCGGCGCCGAGAGCATGTTCGAGCGCGATCGCAATGTCAGTGTTCTTGAACGTCAGCGCCCCGATTACGATGCGGGCGGGATTCAGAACGGCGCCTTGCTGATCTATCCCGAACTGGTTCTGGGTCTTGAGTTCACGGACAACGTCTTCGCAACGTCCGGCAATGAAGAATCCGATGTCATCGCCGTCATCACGCCAGGCCTAACCTTTGACACCACATGGTCGCGCCACTCTGTTTCGGGCGATATTTCAGCGACCCGTCGCGAGCATTTCGACTTTTCTGATGAAAGCGTCTGGAACTTCACGGCCGGCGCAGGCGGTCAGCTGGACATCACGCGCGAGACCAACGTAACCGCAGGCGCGCGTTACTCGGCCCTCACCGAACCGCGGACCTCCGCAGGCGCAGCGGGTCAAGCCGCAGAGCCCATTGAGTACGATACCTGGTCGAGCTATCTGGGCGCTGAGCGCGCTGCTGGCCGGATCAAGGCTCAGGCCCGGGTGGACTTTAACGTCTTTGATTACGATGATGCGCCGCTGTTTGGCGGCGGCGTCGCCGATCAGGACTTCCGCGACCGTGAAGAGTATATCTTGTCTGCGCGCGGCGATTACGCGGTCAGCCCGGACACGGCTATTTTTGGCCGCTTGCGGTACAATGACCGCAGCTACGATCTGTCTCCGCCCACCGTCGCTTTGCTGCGCGATTCTGAAGGCTACACTTTCGATGTCGGCGCAGATTTCGATCTGAACGGCGTTGCGCGCGGCGTGATTGGCCTTGGCTATACCGAACAGGATTATGAGAGCGCTGCTCTGCCCGACATCGACGGCCTGAGCGTTGAGGGAACAATTGAATGGTTCCCGACCCAGCTGACCACAGTCACCGTGAACGCGTCCCGCGCCGTTCAGGACTCTGCGGTCGCAGGCTCTGGCGGCTTCTTCGCGACCAGCGCCGGCGTCAACGTGGATCATGAGCTGCGCCGTAATATCATTATCTCGGCCGGGGTCGCCCTCAGCGAAGATGATTATTCGGGCATTGACCGCACCGATGAGCGGCTCAACATTTCTGGCGGCGTCACCTATTTCCTGAACCGGACGGCCGGTGTGCGCGCCAGCTATAGCTATGTGGATCAGGACTCCTCCGGCGCCGCGGGCAACCAAGACTATTCCAAGAACGTGATTGGCCTGAGCCTCGTTCTACGCCGTTAA
- a CDS encoding O-antigen ligase family protein, translating into MPSSLWTAGPILLIIGLAALAQGADQPSSALLFSALLSAGCALILVSPGARISVLGAVWIVGGVGLFLIGALKGWASTGAGEYASLLAGGGVFLAARNAALKREAAQAIVLILTGMGALIGFAAFIDFFIAPRTLFGFELPTNIRRLSTPFLSANTAATFYGIFALLALAFITASLKRGGRFDSKVQRLALPVGSLLTCATCLFLSGSRAGISLFMITALSFLAWDRVAAWRSSFSKRSEQNLIPTRTGPWGLITGPGAFIVLGLVLFGVSGGLYAERIEQGGLLLADNPRGVMFAKYIQAIWLSPLWGAGLGGFAFVNDFIATAPDARTIMYQNAAHNVAFQWLLQTGLPASLLALALTGALLRRILRGLSTRRSQRSLLRACFIIAVFVFAHGMVDYALEIPAVFWLFSFILGLGVGVADGGRSKRNQGAPSLALKAGVTLALVACASFSLYAGVDRNSALGIASSSDEAFSTKVSSEADLKGSATRLEAIGDRALRLDAPDLALARAAFRSSLDVEPRSAKTWAKLAYVNYAIIPIIAGETEEALRQSYYLMPYADRRFIEWRLGFVASAWTSMPADLRDAAEREARTLPVRAEARWRRRVGLPD; encoded by the coding sequence ATGCCCAGCTCTCTCTGGACGGCCGGCCCAATCCTTCTGATTATTGGCCTTGCCGCCCTGGCGCAGGGCGCCGACCAGCCGTCTTCCGCACTGCTGTTTTCAGCCCTGCTGTCAGCCGGGTGCGCCTTGATCCTCGTATCGCCCGGAGCGCGCATTAGCGTCCTGGGCGCCGTCTGGATTGTCGGCGGCGTCGGCCTTTTCCTGATAGGAGCACTGAAAGGATGGGCGTCTACCGGTGCGGGAGAATATGCATCGCTCCTTGCGGGGGGCGGTGTATTTCTGGCGGCGCGAAACGCGGCACTAAAGCGAGAAGCCGCGCAAGCGATCGTTCTCATACTTACTGGAATGGGCGCATTAATAGGCTTCGCCGCTTTCATCGACTTTTTCATCGCCCCCCGAACCCTGTTTGGATTTGAACTACCTACCAATATTAGAAGATTATCAACGCCTTTCTTGTCAGCGAATACCGCAGCCACTTTCTATGGTATATTCGCACTTCTGGCGCTGGCTTTTATAACGGCGTCGCTCAAGCGCGGCGGACGCTTTGACAGCAAGGTGCAACGCCTAGCCCTGCCCGTTGGCTCACTGCTCACCTGTGCCACATGCCTGTTTTTGTCAGGATCTCGGGCCGGGATCAGCCTTTTCATGATTACGGCTCTTAGCTTTTTAGCGTGGGACCGCGTCGCCGCATGGCGCTCCAGCTTCAGCAAAAGAAGCGAACAAAATCTCATTCCGACCAGAACAGGGCCTTGGGGCCTCATCACAGGGCCAGGCGCTTTCATTGTACTCGGGCTTGTTCTCTTTGGGGTATCCGGCGGTCTTTATGCTGAACGGATTGAGCAAGGCGGATTGCTCCTTGCCGACAACCCCCGCGGCGTCATGTTTGCCAAGTACATTCAGGCGATCTGGTTATCTCCTTTGTGGGGGGCAGGACTGGGCGGTTTCGCTTTCGTCAATGATTTTATTGCGACAGCCCCTGACGCCAGAACGATTATGTACCAAAACGCCGCGCATAACGTCGCCTTCCAATGGCTCCTGCAAACAGGGCTGCCGGCGAGCCTACTTGCGCTTGCACTAACGGGCGCACTCTTACGCCGCATATTGAGGGGCCTCTCAACTCGTCGCAGCCAGCGCTCACTCCTGCGGGCGTGTTTCATCATTGCTGTGTTCGTATTCGCCCATGGCATGGTCGATTACGCGCTTGAGATCCCGGCCGTCTTTTGGCTGTTTTCCTTTATCTTGGGGCTCGGCGTTGGCGTGGCCGATGGTGGACGATCAAAGCGCAATCAGGGCGCGCCTTCTCTCGCCCTCAAGGCTGGCGTCACCCTAGCGCTTGTCGCCTGCGCCAGTTTCAGTTTGTACGCCGGCGTGGATCGCAACTCGGCCTTGGGCATCGCTTCATCGAGCGACGAAGCGTTTTCGACGAAGGTTTCCAGTGAAGCTGACTTGAAAGGCTCCGCGACACGCCTTGAGGCGATCGGAGACCGGGCGCTCAGACTTGACGCACCCGACCTGGCGCTCGCGCGTGCAGCATTCCGCTCAAGCCTGGATGTTGAGCCGCGCAGTGCGAAGACATGGGCGAAACTCGCTTATGTGAATTATGCTATCATTCCGATCATCGCCGGAGAGACGGAAGAGGCGCTGCGCCAATCTTATTATCTCATGCCCTATGCCGACAGACGCTTTATTGAGTGGCGGCTTGGGTTCGTCGCGAGCGCCTGGACCAGCATGCCAGCAGATCTGCGAGACGCCGCAGAGCGCGAAGCGCGCACTTTGCCCGTTCGGGCCGAAGCGCGGTGGCGGCGACGCGTTGGCCTTCCCGACTGA
- a CDS encoding polysaccharide biosynthesis/export family protein, with product MMLLRAFIILSSLVAIAACATTSTPSRGPEPGPVLAAGTEPSLPPAYTLGSGDQLRIIVFGEENLSGEFFIDGAGMVSLPLVGEVPAAGKTVAAFRAELESRLSDGYLNDPRVSAEVLNYRPFYILGEVEESGEYPYTDGLTVMNAVARAGGFTYRANTRVVFLKRAETNAEVELPLTATLRVMPGDTIRIAERFF from the coding sequence ATGATGTTGTTGCGCGCGTTTATCATCTTGTCGTCGTTGGTCGCGATTGCGGCCTGCGCCACCACGTCAACACCCAGCCGCGGCCCAGAGCCTGGTCCTGTTCTAGCAGCGGGAACCGAGCCAAGCCTGCCCCCCGCCTACACGCTAGGATCCGGGGATCAATTGCGCATCATCGTCTTCGGTGAAGAGAACCTCTCAGGCGAGTTTTTCATCGATGGGGCCGGCATGGTGTCGCTGCCGCTGGTCGGAGAAGTGCCCGCCGCCGGCAAAACGGTCGCCGCCTTCCGCGCGGAACTCGAAAGCCGCCTGTCTGACGGCTATCTCAACGACCCCAGGGTTAGCGCGGAAGTGCTCAACTATCGCCCCTTCTATATTCTCGGCGAAGTCGAGGAGTCCGGTGAATATCCCTATACGGACGGTTTGACCGTCATGAACGCTGTCGCACGCGCCGGCGGCTTCACATATCGCGCCAATACACGCGTCGTGTTCTTAAAGCGCGCCGAGACCAATGCTGAAGTTGAGCTGCCTCTAACCGCCACTTTGCGCGTTATGCCCGGCGATACGATCCGGATCGCAGAGCGCTTCTTCTAA